The following coding sequences are from one Nicotiana tabacum cultivar K326 chromosome 1, ASM71507v2, whole genome shotgun sequence window:
- the LOC107768700 gene encoding uncharacterized protein LOC107768700: MASGWVKSWQCKSRALDDVVNNHHHHQYHHLLPNSASCKNGVKSLRDVVDNTKNGKPRKKKTSKPPEPPSTKRPGSRVPEPGSNREKSRASTSTRLSRAATESFLPALTELPEGHASRNVVEIIFQTSWSGSPKVFSGRIEMVFKVQNLPRTVTRFEEYREVVKSRAGNGAAEKGGEDHARCVADGNEVMRFYCLGPTNGGAYENGGSAWTFSTNKTAVCTYSGSGGAHENAGGGRGRRAMLVCRVIAGRICKQLGFDSLLEGRVGYDSVSGDNGELLVFDSRAVLPCFLIIYKL; the protein is encoded by the coding sequence ATGGCGAGTGGTTGGGTGAAGTCATGGCAATGCAAGTCAAGAGCTTTAGACGATGTCGTTAACAATCACCACCACCACCAATATCATCACCTTTTACCCAACTCCGCTAGTTGCAAAAATGGCGTTAAAAGCCTCAGAGATGTAGTGGACAACACCAAAAACGGAAAACCCAGAAAGAAAAAAACATCAAAGCCACCAGAACCGCCGTCAACAAAACGACCCGGTTCTAGAGTACCTGAACCCGGTTCGAATAGGGAGAAGTCTCGGGCTAGTACTTCCACGAGATTATCACGTGCCGCGACGGAGTCTTTCTTGCCGGCGTTGACGGAGTTACCGGAAGGCCACGCGTCGCGTAATGTTGTGGAGATAATTTTTCAGACGAGTTGGTCCGGGTCCCCGAAGGTATTTTCGGGTCGGATTGAAATGGTTTTCAAAGTCCAGAACCTGCCCCGTACAGTAACCCGGTTCGAAGAGTATAGGGAAGTCGTGAAGTCTAGGGCCGGCAATGGGGCGGCGGAGAAGGGTGGCGAGGACCATGCAAGGTGTGTTGCGGATGGGAATGAGGTGATGAGGTTTTACTGCCTAGGGCCCACAAACGGAGGCGCCTACGAGAACGGAGGCAGCGCGTGGACGTTCTCGACTAATAAGACGGCGGTGTGCACGTATTCCGGCAGTGGTGGGGCCCACGAGAATGCCGGCGGTGGAAGGGGAAGACGGGCTATGTTGGTTTGTCGGGTCATTGCGGGTCGGATTTGCAAACAACTCGGGTTTGACTCGTTGCTTGAAGGGCGAGTTGGGTATGACTCAGTGAGTGGGGATAATGGCGAGTTGTTAGTATTTGATTCACGTGCCGTATTACCATGTTTCCTTATCATCTATAAGttgtaa